In Microtus ochrogaster isolate Prairie Vole_2 chromosome 4, MicOch1.0, whole genome shotgun sequence, one genomic interval encodes:
- the Ak1 gene encoding adenylate kinase isoenzyme 1, which yields MEEKLKKAKIIFVVGGPGSGKGTQCEKIVEKYGYTHLSTGDLLRAEVSSGSERGKMLSSIMEKGQLVPLDTVLDMLRDAMMAKVESSNGFLIDGYPREVKQGEEFEQRIGQPTLLLYVDAGADTMTQRLLKRGETSGRVDDNEETIKKRLETYYQATEPVISFYEKRGIVRKVNAEGTVDTVFSQVCNYLDSLK from the exons ATGGAAG agaaactgaagaaagcCAAGATCATCTTTGTGGTGG GTGGGCCTGGCTCAGGAAAGGGCACCCAGTGTGAGAAGATTGTGGAGAAATATGGCTACACCCATCTCTCCACTGGGGACCTACTGCGGGCAGAAGTCAGCTCAGGATCGGAGAGGGGCAAGATGCTATCATCCATCATGGAAAAGGGACAGCTGGTGCCACTG GACACGGTGCTGGACATGCTTCGCGATGCCATGATGGCCAAAGTGGAGTCTTCCAATGGCTTCCTGATTGACGGCTACCCGAGGGAGGTGAAGCAGGGAGAAGAGTTTGAACAGCGG ATTGGACAGCCCACACTGCTACTGTATGTGGACGCAGGCGCCGACACCATGACCCAACGACTCCTGAAGCGAGGGGAGACCAGTGGCCGCGTGGACGACAATGAGGAGACCATCAAGAAGAGGCTGGAGACTTACTACCAGGCCACGGAACCTGTCATTTCCTTCTATGAGAAGCGCGGCATTGTGCGCAAG GTCAATGCCGAAGGCACCGTGGACACTGTGTTCTCCCAGGTCTGCAACTACCTGGACTCCCTGAAGTAA